AACTTCTTTTCACCACATAATTTGCTGGCAAAGGGTGTGCATCTGACCACTCTTCGCTAAAGGTGGCTCCGCCCCTTGATGAACGCTGATGAGGTTTTTAAGGAACTTCGTCCTGATCAACCAAAattcaattaagaaaataaattaagaatgatCAAGAAAGtcatttatcttctttttttttcatttatttttcatttatcttttttcatgttaaataatttttttcctcataTCGAAAAATAGTCTCAGGCATAATGGTTCCCTTCATAAAGAGAAATAGTACTAGGTGTAACGATTATGTTTTGGTGAAGGgaccaaacttttttttttcattaactcATTATAAATGAATGACAATAAGtataaaaatcatgcatcatGAAATAGAATTATCCAAGAAACTTGACTGCCTCCACAAGCATCTTGACATTTCGTTCTCTCTCAGAATATTTTTTGATGGGTAAATCTTTTGTCTATATTGCATTGCTttgtttttctaaattttcagTTGTTCTTTTGCAGTATTATTTACGAAGAGACTTTGTTTAATTTATATCTACAAATATGACGGAAGTTGTTTAGTATTACAACCtaaccttttatattttttgtttgatcattttataTGTTGTCTAATTATTCTTTACTAAGGCCATGAAGATTATAAAGAGGAACGGGAGTTGAACTTTGaggtattgatttggttataaATACAAGCAGATATGTCAAGGAGCAAGACCGACTATTTTCTGACACAAACTCTATAGGTTTTGCGTGTAAattatctcaaaaaataaaacataatgaGTATTTTGGAATGAggtgaatattttttattttagataaacTCAAAAGTTTTATGAGAAATGTGTAGTTTGTTTATAAATAGTGTAATTATGTTAGTTtcgttcttttatttttttaatattatttttaattttattcatgttACAAAAAGATGACACATTCTCTCGCCTGAatttaaaatagtcttttcaaataatattttgacatatattttAACGACATATTTCTTAATGCATACAACATATTGAGGAATATTTTggagatatttttattcaattagttTAATCTGTTGAATTTTGTAGCAATGCAAAcattatgaaaatttaaaagctaatttATTCCTTTGTATTATAAGAAGGTTTTGTCACTTATTTCTAGGTAAGGAAATTCATTTTGTCTTTTATCACTTTGcttttaatttttctatcatttctttctttacctCCTATGGTAATTGATGCGCTAGCCACCTTAATACTCAtactatttatctattaagtatttttttttaatattaatttacatgttttcttaaatTTCTCTTAATAGTTCTTGATGGACTccataaatgatattttgaatttataGATGAGGGTTTAATATCCATATATTATTTATctgttaagtatttttttaaaataaatttacgCGTTTCCTTAAACTCTCTTAATAGTACTTGATGGACTCCATAAGTGATATTTTGAATTGTAGATGAGTTATGCATGTACTATATAATTGTATGGTTCAATATTTCAGGTTGCAATTCATGCTTACCAGTGTCCCAAAGGGATGGCATACAACTGAGGCAAGCAAACCACAGAGACGTatggaagaaggaaaaaaatagaaaaagcaacagcaaccaacaacaacaacatacccagtgaaaaaAGCAACAGCAACCAACAAACGAAAAGTCTGGTTAGTTCAACTTTAAAACTTTTATCAGAATTGAACTTAACTTTCAGCGAATATATATCTAACCCTCATAATTCAGATACACAATGAGAAACCTAGCCAAATAGATCTTAAAAGCAGTACATTCCAACAAAAATGCTCTGGAAATATTATTCGTTTCCCTGTTCATAGGAAGCACAAGATACaagagaaaagaataaggagaagaaTGATAGACCTCGTGGAGAATATGGAGCAGGTTAAAATTGATAATGACTTAAATCTGTTTCTCTAATACCTAAGACCTTTGGCAACCTCAAAGAAATGAGCAACATTCTCTTCAGGTGTACCTACTTTGATGCCATGTCCAAGGTTCAAAATATGTTTCCCTTTACCAGCTTTCTTAACAGTATCGTTTATACGGTTGGTAATAAATTCCTTCGAGCCAAATAGTACTCCAGGATCCACATTACCTTGTATTGCCACATCAGGACCCAGTCGTCTCCTACCATCAGCCATATCAACTGTCCAGTCCAAACTGACTACATCTACTCCTGTCAAGGGTAGTCTCTCAAGCAAGCCACCTGATCCACTTGCATAAAGAATCAGCGGGAGGTCAGGATGTGTTAGTTTCACTGCATCAACTATCTGTTTTAAGTATGGCAGACTGAACTCTTCAAAATCTACTGGGCTTAACTCTGTGGCCCATGAATCAAAGATCTGAACTGCTTGAGCTCCATTGTCAGCTTGGTAACGGATATACTTAGCCATTGAGGTCGCAAATATTTGAAGCAGAGAATGAAGGACCTGTGCGGCAACAAATTTGAAAGCATTAAAACATAAATTGGCAGATCATAAGCTAGTGACAAAATGTTTAAAAACTCAACTGACACAAGTTGTTAGACGGAGTATGCCTcctaatgttttttattttgggttcAACTTTCAAGTAGCTATTTAGTACTCTCTGACAAGAGAATGGTTTAAGAAACGAAAGTCTCTTTTAATTTTCTGAacattcttttttccttttggtGAACAGAAAGTGTCTTTTAATTTTCTGAacattcttttttccttttggtGAATTTCCTAATGCATTTACTTGGTTACAAGCTTGACGAATGGGGTCTGCATTCTTCACATTGTGAGTATGCATAGGGGAGCAGGATACATATTATTAGTTGCTTTAGGACTGcaggatttatttattttatttcctgtATTTCTTTTTTAAGTTATTAGGAGGTAGTTAGCATGGTTAGCACCATGACTTTAAAGTAGGGCCATTATCCATTTCAGTTTTTTTAAGAACATTTTTATGTAACTTCTTTTTTACAGAAAGAACATCTCTCTGCACGAGTTTTTCTCTCTTAGTTATCTTCTTTCATTCTCCTGTTTCTTTTCTGTAGCAATCTAGACATCGTTTGCATAGTGTTATGTGTGATTTGTCTACTTAACACTAACAATGCATTAACTGTCCTTAGACAATGAATTTCCACTTCTCAAACTGAAAGGAGCTGAGTGGCAGCTAACCAAACCATAGAAAAGTGAGGTGAAGACTACAGAAAGGGAAAGAACACAACAATATATTACCTATCTTTAGAAACCAACCTCAGGTGAACTTTTCGGTGGTAATAGGCCAACCGCTCACCCTACCTTTTgcattaaaaagaaaagaaagaaaaaaaggcaaCGGAATGATGCTCCGCTGGCGTATTGAGTCCATCAGTTATCAAATCACCAGCGGAAGCATTCAAATATCTACGCCCTCCCTGCTCTAGTCCCTAAGAAGAAAGGAGTTGTAGAACTTAGAGACTTCAGGCCTATAAGTATCATTGACAGTGTTTACAAAATAGCAGCCAAGCTCCTAGCGGAAAGGATTTAATTTGTAATTGGAAAGTTGGTCTCGGGGGAGCAAAATGCTTTCCTCAAAGATAGGCAAATAACAGATGCAGCATTGGTGGCCAATGAATTGCTTGACGAGAGGCTAAAAAGTGGTATTCCTGGTATAATTTGCAAACTTGGGGGCCAGGAAACTCCAAATGCAATATCTTAACCTCACATTGCTCCTCTTTGAAGCAATCACAGGTCTGCATATCAATATGTCAAAAAGTGTCATCTTCCCTGTTAATGAGGTGGCGAACGTTGATGAATTGGCTGGAATAATGGGTTGTGGTATAGGCTCCTTCCATACAACCTATTTAGGTTTACCTCTGGGAGCAAAATACAAGGTTGCTGAAGTATGGAATCGAGTGATAGAAAAGATGGAGAAGGAATTAGCTTTCTGGCAAATGCAGTACCTCTCCACGAGTGGCAGGTTGATTTTAATCAACAGTGTTCTTGACAGTATACCTACCTACATCATGTCCCTCTTTCCTATGCCATCTAAGGTCCTGAAGCGTCTTGATAAAGTAACGAGAACATTCCTATGGAAAGGCAAAGTGAAGGACACAAATTTCATTTGGTGGACTGATCAAAGGTTATCAAACCGAAAAACCTAGGGGATTTAGGAATCAAAGACTTATCCAAACACAATAGTAGCTTGCTTATGAAATGGTGCTCGAGATATTAGTCTTTGGAAAAGGGTGGCGACTGCCAAGTATGAGAAACAAAATCATTGGAGCACCACGCAAGCATAGCTCCCCGTGAGTCCGTGTTGGACCCTGGAAACACACAAGCAAGCTCAGAGACGATTTCTTCCTTGATGTCTTGAAACAAAATCATTGGAGCACCACGCAAGCATGCTCCCTGTGAGTCCGTGTTGGACCCTGGAAACACACAAGCAAGCTCAGAGACGATTTCTTCCTTGATGTCTTGTTTTCAGTTGGAAATGCAAATTTAGTGAGTTTCTGGAAGGGACAAATGGCTTCCCGACCAACCCCTGAAGATCTCTCACCAAACTTCTATCGACTAACCATGAACCCCAACTCCACAGTAGCACAAAATAGAGCCAGAACCTCATGGAACCTCTCCGTGGAAGGAATTTGCAAGATTGGGAACAAAAGGAGATCTTTGATCTTTACAGAATTTCAGAAGATTGCGCAATAAATCCCCGAGCCAGTGACAAGCAAAGATGGTGTAGTTCAAGGAAGGGGTCTTACACAGTCAAGGCAGGTTATAGTAAATTGTGTGCTCAAAATGAAGTGACTGAACACTGGCCTTGGAAGCTGATTTGGAGAACTAAACTCCCCAATTTCATGTGCTTTACATGGACAGCCATCAGGGAGGCAATCCTAACTCAAGCAACCGTTGCAGAAGAAAGTTTCAACTAGTAAATAGGTGCTTTATGTGCCAACATAACTCAGAAACAGTCAACCATTTAATTTTGCATTGCTCAGTTGCCTCTGATTTGTGGAACATGTTCTTATCAGTTTCTGGGGTTAGTTGGGTAGTGCCACGGAATGTTAAGGAAACTATGGAAAGCTGGAGCCTCTGGGTAGTTGACAGAACTATCAAGAGGATCTGGCAGATGATACCAGCATGCATATTTTGGAGTATCTGGATGGAAAGAAATATTAGATGTTTTGATGGGATTTCAACTCCAAACTCTTTTCTGAAATTTAAGTGTTTGATGTTTCGTTTCGGCTGGAGCAAGTTAACCCCTGTAAATGATGTTACTCCTCTTGTAGATTTCATTAGCTCCTTGTCTTTGGCTTAACAGCCATACTTTTTGCTCATTTAGGGAAATGGCTCAATGTTCTATCTGTAGGTTTTTGTATCTAGGGCTTTCCCTAATTTTCTTTGTACAGTTTTCAGCATCTTGATTCCAGTCAATATAACAATTACTTcataaaagatttaaaaaaaaaaaaatctacgcCTTCCCTGTTCCTCAACAGAAAAAAGTGTAACAGCAAATTGGATCAGGCTCAACAAATCTGGGAGTCCTCAATCCAAAAATGAAACTACTTTTCAGACGAACTCCAAGCAATAGATGGTCGACTTAAATTGTGCACTAAATCAAAATCTAAAAGAATGTGAAGTATAAATCAATATTCTTAACCTTTCCTAATACTGGAAGCAGGACAAGGGAAAACAAGATTCAACAACAAGATCAGGATCGGAAACAAAATATTATCCAacaattttttttggataactgTGGTGTCAGGGCCAGATTTCGCACTTCGACTAAAATCCATGGGATACCTGCAACCTCCCACCGGTCACAAATATCACGTAACTCTGTCCACAAAGGCTAggacagatgggaagaatcacctggtattttttttgtctctgctgggatttgaacctgagacaTCATGTTCTCAAACCACTTAATTGATCACTAGGTCACACCATTGGGTGCATGATCCAACTATATCAATAAACTATGATTGTAACTGCAGTGCCTAGATTGTAACTGCAGTGCCTAGAAGCATAGAGTAGCATCAGTAAATTACCTTGGGCTCTGCAAAAGCTAATCTCTTAATTTTTGTGAAGTTCTTAGAGGAACCACCTTCAACCACATATGATGCCAAGGTAAATGGTGCCCCAACAAAACCCAGAACTGCTGCTTGATTACTGACCTAGCATAGCAAAGATAAACTCTAATacaattataacatgatagcacaACAGGTGATAGTAAGTTAGTAACAACAATAAGAGGGTTGGTTAACATTGTGGAATTTAAGCAAAGCCCTGAAGTTTCTTACTAATCTATTTTAGTTTTATGGCATTTTTCCAGTTCAGGGTGTCCCAGAAGGGTTGACACTATTCAATTTATATACAACTTTCAggaattcaaataaatttgatATGACGTGTTCTCTATCAAATTAATGTTTCAACCAATTATTAATACCTTATTCCACTATTActaatcaatattattttttaatcagtACCATCACTAATCAATAAGCCACTGCATCTTAAACTCCATATCAAGTGTATCAATGGACGAAATAAACTTTTAGAAATCTATTGCAAGGATTTCATCGCAGAAGGAGATAGCAAAGATGTTGATTCTTTCCGTCCAGAGACTCTAAACTAATCACAGTTTGTATGTGCAGTACAGGTGTCTATAATaccataaaatataaagaaaatttggGCATGGTGCAGTCTAAGTTTCTGTACTTTGAAGATCTTAGACTACAAACATAAGCAGTTTTTACATTTTCCGAACATCACATACACGAATTTTCTGAAGGAAGCAATAAGCTTTTCCTTGTTTGAGGATAACAAAGTCTCCATTTAAGGTTTATTTCCACCTCTGGTAATTTCAAtcaaaaaaaagagggaaaatgttTCTTAACATATAACCTCCAGAGTAACAAAACAGACAAGAAACCACACCTCTTTCCGCAAAATTGTTAATGCTTCTCCAACATATGGAACTGATTCTTCAGGAATGAATTCTCTAACTTTCTCAACATCAGAAAGTGTTGTCGGTGGATCAAATATGATAGGACCCTTCCCCTTTATAATGTCAAAAGGGATGTTCATTCCAGAGAGAGGAGTAAGAATATCTGAAAACAAAATGACCTGCAAACATGAGAAAAAACATTAAGAGTGAACCAATAATCGGCAGAGCTAAGAACACTAGCTTgtaaaaaaacatcaaaagaggGATTCTGctaatgtaaaaaataaaaagaatgaacaCCAAATGATATACACCACACCAAACACATGCTAAGATAGGACTGCAGAATTTCTTACCCCATCAGGCTGGAATACTTTCCATGGCTGCAGAGAAATTTCTACCACAAGATCTACATTTTCTGATCTCTCACGAAAGGATGGGTGCTTCTCACATAAGATTTGATAACTCTACACAAATGAAATGCTGAAAAATAAGATGCAAAATACGAAGATCTGAAAAACCAAACACGAGTGAAAATAAATCCATCTAATCAAAGCCATAAAACTCTTAACATAGAATCAGAAAACCAATGCAGCAGAACTAGAGGATTGAAACTTCTCGAGCTTTCTGATCCCTGAAAAGCCATGCATTCCTAGTTGAAATGCATTGAAACATCCCAACAGATAGGATTTACAAGTTCCAAACTTTTCTTTTCACAGGCCTTTTTTCTCGTAATTTCAACAAAGCAGAAAGAATTAGTCAGTCCATCCTCGTGCAACCAGCTGATCAGTAATGGAAATGCATCTCAGGTACATGAATTGGAAGGCATAAGAGCATTAATGCCTTTCCATACAGACAATGTTTGAGTTGTTTATTAGACATTTATGCAAAGCATTCTCTCTAAGAAAACACATCATCTCTCGCAGTTCCAACAACACAAATATGTCAAATTTGTAACACAAATGAAATTAATATTTTGCAGATTAGAAGTTCAGGATATACTCAAAGTAAACTTGAACTATAAACCTGCCTTCATGTACCTCCCTGCTTGTCTCATAAGCCAAACAGGaggcctttctacttctttaccCCGAACAGCATCAAGCAACAGAGGTTCAGCTGCATTTACAGCTTTCGGTTCAGCAACAGTTCCTGAATTAAAAGCACATCAATCACatgatcatgtagaaaataaaatagaaatctattttttttttaaatgggaaAATCGAAAAGGCTTCAAGTCATGACAGATAAGAACAATAAACCTAACTTGCGCTAAAAGAACACAAGTACACAAGAGACACTAGCCACAAATTCAAGGACAATCTATGTCGTCGATAGCTCAATGTTCACGAATAGGATAAAGCTCATTCATTTAGTTCATTATAGAAAAATTGCAAAAATATATTAGGTGATGAATATGCGTGTTATTGAACAAAGTATTGAAGTAAATTCATGTCTTCTATTCCACAATAGGACAGATACATATACATTTACTGCAATGCTAAATAAGGTTATAATCAAAAAGATCCCTGAAGATCTGCAAGTATCCTTAAAGATAAGCTATCTAATCTCTAAAGATATACTATTCTATGTACATTTTACATAAGAGTGTGTACATTCTTTAGTACTGCCCCTCAAGCTGGAGAATAGATATTGATCATGCCTAGCTTGTTACAAAGGTAACCAACTCGAGGTCCATTCAATGCCTTAGTGAACAAATCAGCTAATTGCTCCCCCGTCATCACGTAGCCTGTTGAAATCAAATTCTCTCGAATCTCCTCAGGAATACTATGACAATCAACCTCAATATGTCTAGTTCTTTCATGATAAACTGAATTTGAGGCAACACAAAGAGCGGCTTAATTATCACACCAAAGTTTCGATGGGATAGTATGATGCTTCAAATAAATTGCAGTTAAAAGATGATGTTTCCATATAATCTAACATAAGGATTGTGTCATAGCTCTATATTCGGATTCTGCACTGGAACGAGATACAACATTTTGTTTCTTGCTTCTCCGTGATACCAAGTTTCCACCAACAAAGACACAGTAACCAGTAGTAGACCTTCTATCAATCTTGGACCCAACCCGACCTGCATCTGCAAAGCACTCAATCCAAGAATGTTCATTATTGTTATATAATATGACAAGTCCAGGTGCTCCATTTAGATGCCACCTTTTGattaggggttcatccgaaccccctttgacgaaaaattatactagtTATATATGGTCAAAccgttaaaattattttttatgtatatataattgatgttgaacTCCCTTCAGCTAGTTCGTGTGCGtacttttttcgattttgaaccccCTTGGTGAAAATTCTGGTTCTGCCACTGTTTAGATAACATAGGATTTGCTCCACAGCCTCCCAATGTTTGACCATACGAGTGGACATGAATTGGTTAAAGACACTTACTGCAAAAGCAATATCCGGACGAGTCACAGTGAAATAGTTTAGTTTTCCGACTAACCTCCTATATCTCTCGGGATTATCAAAGGGATCACCTACTTTCACAAGATGCACATTGGGAACCATTGGAGTATTACAAGGCTTAGCTGCTAGCTTTTCCGTTTCTGCAAGTAGGTCGAGAACATAATTCTCTGAGACAGAAAAATTCTTTTCTTGCTCCTAGAGACTTCTACTCCCAAGTAATATTTCAGCTGGCCCACGTCTTTTGTGTGAAACTTAGTACGCAAGAAAGACTTGAGTAAGGAGATCCCTGTCGAATCACTTCTTATAATGAAAATGTCATACGCAAGAAAGACTTGAGTAAGGAGATCCCTGTCGAATCACTTCTTATAATGAAAATGTCATCGACATATAAAACAAAGAGGATAATACCAACTATTGATTTCCTATAGAACACCGAGTGATCACATTTGCTCTTCTTTAGCCCAAATTCATGAACGACCTCACTAAACTTGCCAAACCAAGCCTGAGGAATCCAAGAGAGGACTACAGAATTCACTCTTTCCCAGTGATTACCCATTTCAGGGAGATTTATCTTTAGAACATGTACGATCAACCAAACCTAACTTGTTCCTTCCTAACAAGGATAATCTCATGGATCTAAACCACATAGAGAAGTTTTCGATACCAGTAACTGAAAAGAAAAAATCCGCAAACCACTTACATCCGAAGGGTGCAAGAACAATGGATGGTTATAGTCCATTCTTATAGAATTTTGGGCTCCATTTGCACCATTTGCTGAACTCACACATTCCTCAGCATTGTTAGAAGGCAACACCATTGTTATGAACTGAtatcttgagattcttgaaaCAAAATCTATCTTTTCAGAAGTTGTAAACGCGGAAGCAAAAACTCAATATTTGTTCTTTGATACCATGAACAGAATCAGAGTTCTTGCATTATGAACTTTGAAAACATGAAAATCAAGGAAGAAAGACCGGAGAAAAACAGAGGAGTAAGTTGAAAGATTTCTCATTTATTAATCTTGTGATCTCTTGAATTACATAGAATGAATAGCATGTATATATTGTGGTGTATAGTGGTGTACGGAAGAATCTAGAAACTATCCTTCACAGAGTGAGTTATTTAACTAACTTCCGGAAACAGTAAACACTGTTCCATCCGAATTTTTCTATGATAAGTGAGCGGAGCCTCCTTCTTTTAACACATAAGACTGGGCTTACGTTTTGTTGGTTAactaaaattcacaaaaaaaactaTCAAATACACCTCTATCCCATATCAAAAATGACTTTGCTATAGGAGTCCTCAAGTTACATTTGCATGTTTATTCCAATGCTAAATAGTTTGTCTTGATGGCAAATCAGAAATTCTTTGAAAAACACtaagagtgtgtttggtatggaaGAGAACATTTTTTCTACGAAAACAAGCTCACAAGTTTCATTAGTGATATTCCAAGTTCATTGTCTCCTCTCCACCCACCCAACATCTCAATCCTCAACTCTGGACCATCACACCCCGCACCAACTCTACTCCATCCTACCCACACACCCCGAACCCCCACTCCCTACCCATCCTAACACACAGTGTACTCCCTACCCATCCTAACACACAGTGTGTTGCTAGATTGCATATAGCTCTTGGAAAAAGAATTTGTTGGAAagaaacttatttattttatattttaagtgtCAACATTTTAGGTTTAAGAGTTTCAACATCTTTGGTAGTTAGTTTTCACATATGAATGAGATAGTATGGTGAGaaaataataaggtaataaaGCATAGCATAG
The Capsicum annuum cultivar UCD-10X-F1 chromosome 6, UCD10Xv1.1, whole genome shotgun sequence DNA segment above includes these coding regions:
- the LOC107875768 gene encoding uroporphyrinogen decarboxylase, chloroplastic is translated as MSCTYSSLCSLSAISISNAKQFASASHSNFKPKIFCSVGGTVAEPKAVNAAEPLLLDAVRGKEVERPPVWLMRQAGRYMKSYQILCEKHPSFRERSENVDLVVEISLQPWKVFQPDGVILFSDILTPLSGMNIPFDIIKGKGPIIFDPPTTLSDVEKVREFIPEESVPYVGEALTILRKEVSNQAAVLGFVGAPFTLASYVVEGGSSKNFTKIKRLAFAEPKVLHSLLQIFATSMAKYIRYQADNGAQAVQIFDSWATELSPVDFEEFSLPYLKQIVDAVKLTHPDLPLILYASGSGGLLERLPLTGVDVVSLDWTVDMADGRRRLGPDVAIQGNVDPGVLFGSKEFITNRINDTVKKAGKGKHILNLGHGIKVGTPEENVAHFFEVAKGLRY